One genomic segment of Streptomyces sp. NBC_00239 includes these proteins:
- the orn gene encoding oligoribonuclease translates to MNDRMVWIDCEMTGLSLTDDALIEVAALVTDSELNVLGDGVDIVIRPPDEALLQMPDVVRQMHTASGLLDELAGGTTLADAEAQVLAYIREHVKESGKAPLCGNSVGTDRGFLLRDMPTLEGHLHYRIVDVSSVKELARRWYPRAYFNSPPKNGNHRALADIKESIAELRYYREAVFVPQPGPDSDTAKGIAAKHVLPAE, encoded by the coding sequence ATGAACGATCGCATGGTGTGGATCGACTGCGAGATGACCGGGCTCTCGCTGACGGACGACGCACTTATCGAGGTGGCCGCACTGGTCACCGACTCGGAGCTCAACGTGCTCGGCGACGGCGTGGACATCGTGATCCGCCCGCCGGACGAGGCACTCCTGCAGATGCCCGACGTGGTGCGCCAGATGCACACGGCCTCCGGGCTGCTCGACGAGCTGGCCGGCGGGACGACCCTCGCGGACGCCGAGGCCCAGGTGCTCGCGTACATCCGCGAGCACGTCAAGGAATCGGGCAAGGCCCCCCTGTGCGGAAACTCGGTCGGCACCGACCGCGGCTTCCTCCTGCGGGACATGCCCACCCTCGAAGGCCACCTCCACTACCGGATCGTGGACGTCTCCTCGGTCAAGGAACTGGCCCGCCGCTGGTACCCCCGGGCGTACTTCAACAGCCCGCCCAAGAACGGCAACCACCGCGCGCTCGCCGACATCAAGGAATCGATCGCCGAGCTGCGGTACTACCGCGAGGCGGTCTTCGTGCCGCAGCCCGGGCCGGACTCGGACACGGCGAAGGGCATTGCCGCCAAGCACGTCCTGCCGGCCGAGTAG
- a CDS encoding helix-turn-helix domain-containing protein: MSQDSTAVIADAGRKLAGRRRREIVAVLLFSGGPIFESSIPLSVFGIDRQDAGVPRYRLLVCAGEEGPLRTTGGLELTAPYGLEAIARAGTVVVPAWRSITSPPPPEALDALRLAHEEGARIVGLCTGAFVLAAAGLLDGRPATTHWMYAPTLAKRYPSVHVDPRELFVDDGDVLTSAGTAAGIDLCLHIVRTDHGSEAAGALARRLVVPPRRTGGQERYLDRSLPEEIGADPLAEVVAWALEHLHEQFDVETLAARAYMSRRTFDRRFRSLTGSAPLQWLITQRVLQAQRLLETSDYSVDEVAGRCGFRSPVALRGHFRRQLGSSPAAYRSAYRARRPQVDAPVAELSGGPVPHQRTPQPQRAAAALAASGPSVTELYSPGRALMPGAREHA, encoded by the coding sequence ATGAGCCAGGATTCCACCGCCGTCATCGCTGACGCGGGGCGGAAGCTCGCAGGGCGCCGCCGCAGGGAAATTGTCGCGGTGCTGCTCTTCAGCGGCGGTCCGATTTTCGAGAGTTCCATTCCACTCTCTGTGTTCGGCATTGACCGGCAGGACGCAGGAGTTCCACGCTATCGACTGCTCGTGTGTGCGGGCGAGGAAGGGCCTCTCCGGACCACCGGCGGCCTCGAACTCACCGCGCCGTACGGGCTGGAGGCGATCGCCCGGGCAGGCACGGTCGTCGTGCCGGCCTGGCGGTCGATCACGTCACCACCACCGCCGGAGGCGCTGGACGCACTGCGTCTGGCGCACGAGGAGGGGGCCCGGATCGTCGGGCTGTGCACGGGAGCCTTCGTGCTCGCCGCCGCCGGCCTGCTCGACGGGCGGCCCGCGACGACGCACTGGATGTACGCGCCGACGCTGGCCAAGCGGTACCCGTCCGTCCATGTCGATCCGCGCGAGCTGTTCGTCGACGACGGCGACGTCCTGACGTCGGCGGGCACCGCGGCCGGAATTGATCTGTGCCTCCACATCGTGCGCACGGACCACGGCAGCGAGGCGGCCGGAGCACTGGCCCGCCGGCTGGTCGTGCCGCCGCGCCGCACCGGCGGCCAGGAGCGCTACCTCGACCGGTCGCTGCCGGAAGAGATCGGCGCCGACCCGCTGGCCGAGGTCGTCGCCTGGGCACTGGAACACCTCCACGAGCAGTTCGACGTGGAGACGCTGGCGGCGCGCGCCTACATGAGCAGGCGCACCTTCGACCGGCGGTTCCGCTCGCTGACCGGCAGCGCGCCGCTGCAGTGGCTGATCACCCAGCGGGTGCTCCAGGCCCAGCGGCTGCTGGAGACCTCCGACTACTCGGTCGACGAGGTCGCCGGACGCTGCGGCTTCCGGTCGCCGGTGGCCCTGCGCGGGCACTTCCGGCGGCAGCTGGGGTCCTCCCCGGCCGCCTACCGGTCGGCGTACCGGGCCCGTCGGCCGCAGGTCGACGCCCCCGTGGCGGAGCTCTCGGGAGGTCCGGTGCCGCACCAGCGCACTCCGCAGCCCCAGCGGGCGGCGGCTGCTCTGGCGGCCAGCGGGCCGTCCGTGACGGAGCTGTACTCCCCCGGCCGGGCCCTGATGCCGGGGGCGCGGGAGCACGCATAG
- a CDS encoding universal stress protein, which translates to MAGHEFPEPADRKRKQVADPASDLRAVEEARHPCDPAFRHGVVVGFDGSTSSERALAYAIGMARRSGSGLIIVHVANRLPTTVWAGCEPPVFVDVPDHRTEVLGLELACADYLAEVPWILVERGGDICHELEEVGREYSADAIVVGSTHGIVGRIFGSVAGRLAKRAQRPVVVIP; encoded by the coding sequence ATGGCCGGTCACGAATTCCCCGAACCCGCGGACCGCAAGCGCAAGCAGGTCGCCGACCCCGCGTCGGACCTCCGAGCGGTCGAAGAGGCACGTCATCCCTGCGACCCGGCCTTCCGGCACGGCGTCGTCGTCGGATTCGACGGTTCCACATCGAGTGAACGGGCGCTCGCGTATGCGATCGGCATGGCCCGGCGCTCCGGATCCGGTCTGATCATCGTTCATGTGGCGAACCGGCTGCCCACCACCGTGTGGGCCGGCTGCGAGCCGCCCGTCTTCGTCGACGTGCCGGACCACCGCACCGAGGTGCTGGGGCTGGAACTGGCCTGTGCGGACTACCTCGCCGAGGTCCCCTGGATCCTGGTCGAGCGCGGCGGCGACATCTGCCACGAGCTGGAGGAGGTCGGCCGCGAGTACTCGGCCGACGCCATCGTGGTGGGCTCCACCCACGGCATCGTCGGCCGGATCTTCGGCTCGGTGGCGGGCCGGCTGGCCAAACGCGCTCAGCGACCGGTCGTTGTCATCCCGTGA
- a CDS encoding GPR1/FUN34/YaaH family transporter, whose protein sequence is MDNEVSAGSTASTSTLGHIALGLTLLAIGLGQTGVLDGVGAADAVSLAKYVGGAALFLLGLVEFRGGNGFNGTAFAGTGAFLYTWAAGSGGNASADAAGMFLILFALLALTLTMGASSGLFGQGMYALLFVSLLLMGIGAIADTSGLVKAGGWVAAVTGLLAWYGATAALAHWPMALGKASGRGAVAA, encoded by the coding sequence GTGGACAACGAAGTCTCTGCGGGAAGCACTGCCTCCACCTCGACCCTGGGTCACATCGCCCTGGGTCTCACCCTTCTCGCGATCGGTCTCGGCCAGACCGGCGTCCTCGACGGCGTGGGTGCCGCGGACGCGGTCTCTCTCGCAAAGTACGTCGGCGGGGCCGCTCTGTTCCTGCTCGGACTCGTCGAGTTCCGGGGTGGCAACGGCTTCAACGGCACGGCGTTCGCCGGGACCGGAGCCTTCCTCTACACCTGGGCGGCCGGCAGTGGCGGAAACGCTTCCGCGGACGCGGCCGGCATGTTCCTCATCCTGTTCGCCCTCCTCGCGCTCACCCTCACGATGGGTGCGTCGAGCGGGCTCTTCGGTCAGGGCATGTACGCCCTGCTGTTCGTGTCCCTCCTGCTCATGGGCATCGGGGCGATCGCCGACACGAGCGGTCTCGTGAAGGCCGGCGGCTGGGTCGCCGCCGTCACCGGCCTGCTCGCCTGGTACGGCGCCACGGCGGCGCTGGCGCACTGGCCCATGGCGCTCGGCAAGGCTTCCGGCCGCGGGGCGGTGGCTGCCTGA
- the glmS gene encoding glutamine--fructose-6-phosphate transaminase (isomerizing) produces MCGIVGYIGKRDVAPLLLEGLQRLEYRGYDSAGIVVNSPKTPALKVVKAKGRVRELESRVPKRFAGTTGIAHTRWATHGAPSDINSHPHLDPENQVAVVHNGIVDNADELRVKLEADGVVFVSETDTEVLTHLIARSKADSLEEKVREALKVVEGTYGIAVMHADFPDRIVVARNGSPVVLGIGEKEMFVASDVAALISHTRQVVTLDDGEMATLKADDFRTYTTSGTRTTATPETVEWEAASYDMGGHDTYMHKEISEQPDAVDRVLRGRIDEKFSTVHLGGLNLDAREARGIRRVKILGCGTSYHAGMIGASLIEGLARIPADAEPASEFRYRNPVVDPDTLYIAVSQSGETYDVLAAVQELKRKGARVLGVVNVVGSAIAREADGGVYVHAGPEVCVVSTKCFTNTVTAFALLALHLGRIRDLSVADGKRIIEGLRKLPAQIQEILDGEEDIKKLAAQYAEAKSMMFIGRVRGYPVALEASLKLKEISYIHAEAYPASELKHGPLALIEPAMPTVAIVPDDSLLEKNRAALEEIKARSGRILAVAHREQEKADHTILVPKNEDELDPILMGIPLQLLAYHTALSLGRDIDKPRNLAKSVTVE; encoded by the coding sequence ATGTGCGGAATCGTTGGCTACATCGGCAAGCGCGACGTGGCACCGCTACTGCTGGAAGGCCTGCAGCGACTCGAGTACCGCGGTTACGACTCCGCCGGCATCGTCGTCAACAGCCCCAAGACCCCGGCCCTGAAGGTCGTCAAGGCCAAGGGCCGCGTCCGTGAGCTGGAGTCCCGCGTCCCCAAGCGCTTCGCCGGCACCACCGGCATCGCGCACACCCGCTGGGCCACCCACGGCGCCCCGAGCGACATCAACTCGCACCCGCACCTCGACCCGGAGAACCAGGTCGCGGTCGTCCACAACGGCATCGTGGACAACGCGGACGAGCTGCGCGTCAAGCTGGAGGCCGACGGGGTCGTCTTCGTCTCCGAGACCGACACCGAGGTGCTCACCCACCTGATCGCCCGCTCGAAGGCCGACTCCCTGGAGGAGAAGGTCCGCGAGGCGCTCAAGGTGGTCGAGGGCACGTACGGCATCGCCGTCATGCACGCCGACTTCCCCGACCGCATCGTCGTGGCCCGCAACGGCTCGCCGGTCGTCCTCGGCATCGGCGAGAAGGAGATGTTCGTCGCCTCCGACGTGGCCGCGCTGATCTCCCACACCCGCCAGGTCGTCACCCTCGACGACGGCGAGATGGCCACCCTGAAGGCCGACGACTTCCGCACCTACACGACCTCGGGCACCCGCACCACCGCCACCCCCGAGACCGTCGAGTGGGAGGCCGCCTCCTACGACATGGGCGGCCACGACACGTACATGCACAAGGAGATCTCCGAGCAGCCCGACGCGGTCGACCGCGTGCTGCGCGGCCGGATCGACGAGAAGTTCTCCACCGTGCACCTGGGCGGCCTGAACCTGGACGCCCGCGAGGCCCGCGGCATCCGCCGCGTGAAGATCCTCGGCTGCGGTACCTCGTACCACGCGGGCATGATCGGCGCCTCGCTGATCGAGGGCCTGGCCCGGATCCCCGCGGACGCCGAGCCGGCCTCCGAGTTCCGCTACCGCAACCCGGTCGTGGACCCCGACACCCTCTACATCGCGGTCTCCCAGTCCGGTGAGACCTACGACGTGCTCGCCGCGGTCCAGGAGCTCAAGCGCAAGGGCGCCCGCGTCCTCGGCGTCGTCAACGTCGTGGGCTCCGCCATCGCCCGCGAGGCCGACGGCGGCGTCTACGTGCACGCCGGCCCCGAGGTCTGCGTCGTGTCGACCAAGTGCTTCACGAACACCGTCACCGCGTTCGCGCTGCTCGCCCTGCACCTGGGCCGCATCCGCGACCTGTCCGTCGCCGACGGCAAGCGGATCATCGAGGGCCTGCGCAAGCTGCCCGCGCAGATCCAGGAGATCCTGGACGGCGAAGAGGACATCAAGAAGCTGGCCGCCCAGTACGCCGAGGCCAAGTCGATGATGTTCATCGGGCGCGTCCGCGGCTACCCGGTCGCCCTGGAGGCCTCCCTCAAGCTGAAGGAGATCTCCTACATCCACGCCGAGGCCTACCCGGCCTCCGAGCTGAAGCACGGCCCGCTCGCCCTCATCGAGCCCGCCATGCCGACCGTGGCGATCGTGCCGGACGACTCGCTCCTGGAGAAGAACCGCGCCGCGCTGGAGGAGATCAAGGCCCGCAGCGGCCGGATCCTCGCCGTCGCCCACCGCGAGCAGGAGAAGGCCGACCACACCATCCTGGTCCCGAAGAACGAGGACGAGCTCGACCCGATCCTCATGGGCATCCCGCTCCAGCTGCTGGCGTACCACACCGCGCTGTCGCTGGGCCGGGACATCGACAAGCCGCGCAACCTGGCCAAGTCGGTCACCGTCGAATAG